One window from the genome of Balaenoptera musculus isolate JJ_BM4_2016_0621 chromosome 3, mBalMus1.pri.v3, whole genome shotgun sequence encodes:
- the ISYNA1 gene encoding inositol-3-phosphate synthase 1 isoform X1, whose translation MEAATEFVVESPDVVYSPEAIEAHYEYRTTCVSREGGVLKVHPTSTRFTFRTARQVPRLGVMLVGWGGNNGSTLTAAVLANRLRLSWPTRTGRKEANYYGSLTQAGTVSLGLDAEGQEVFVPFSSLLPMVAPDDLVFDGWDISSLNLAEAMRRAQVLDWGLQEQLWPHMEALRPRPSVYIPEFIAANQSARADNVIPGTRAQQLEQIRRDIRDFRSSAGLDKVIVLWTANTERFCEVVPGLNDTAENLLRTIQLGLEVSPSTLFAVASILEGCAFLNGSPQNTLVPGALELAWQRRVFVGGDDFKSGQTKVKSVLVDFLIGSGLKTMSIVSYNHLGNNDGQNLSAPPQFRSKEVSKSSVVDDMVHSNPVLYSPGEEPDHCVVIKYVPYVGDSKRALDEYTSELMLGGTNTLVLHNTCEDSLLAAPIMLDLALLTELCQRVSFCTDIDPEPQSFHPVLSLLGFLFKAPLAPPGSPVVNALFRQRSCIENILRCAPTLGIPTYGPDVHWRGCAQGLGTAGQSRGLAPLSRDHLPGPAWGSRRRTTCFWNTRWSALASRKLGMWPPPAPCLARKDQRQLPPMAVLVTPMGTHRLRHPRCPPPKAMAIQLACNSCPHCSSAPDPSRSP comes from the exons ATGGAGGCCGCAACCGAGTTCGTGGTCGAGAGCCCCGACGTGGTCTACAGCCCCGAGGCCATCGAGGCGCACTACGAGTACCGGACGACGTGCGTCAGCCGCGAGGGCGGCGTCCTCAAG GTGCACCCCACGTCCACGCGCTTCACCTTCCGGACCGCCCGGCAGGTGCCCCGGCTCGGGGTCATGCTCGTCGGCTGGGGCGGGAACAACGGCTCCACGCTGACCGCTGCCGTGCTGGCCAACCGACTGCGCCTGTCCTGGCCCACGCGCACCGGCCGCAAG GAGGCCAACTACTACGGCTCGCTGACGCAGGCGGGCACTGTTAGCCTGGGTCTGGACGCCGAGGGCCAGGAGGTGTTCGTGCCCTTCAGCTCGCTGCTGCCCATGGTGGCACCCGACGACCTCGTGTTCGACG GCTGGGACATATCGTCGCTGAACCTGGCAGAGGCGATGCGGCGCGCACAGGTACTGGATTGGGGGCTGCAGGAGCAACTGTGGCCGCACATGGAGGCCCTGCGCCCGCGGCCCTCCGTCTACATCCCCGAGTTCATCGCAGCTAACCAGAGCGCGCGCGCCGACAACGTAATCCCGGGCACGCGCGCGCAGCAG CTGGAGCAGATCCGTAGGGACATCCGCGACTTCCGGTCCAGCGCCGGGCTGGACAAAGTCATCGTGCTGTGGACAGCGAACACGGAGCGCTTCTGCGAAGTGGTCCCGGGCCTCAATGACACCGCTGAGAACTTGCTGCGCACCATCCAG CTGGGCCTGGAAGTGTCGCCCTCCACCCTCTTTGCCGTGGCCAGCATCTTGGAGGGCTGCGCCTTTCTCAATGGGTCCCCACAGAACACGCTGGTGCCTGGTGCCCTCGAGCTTGCATGGCAGCGCCGTGTCTTTGTGGGTGGAGACGACTTCAAGTCGGGGCAGACCAAGGTCAAGTCCGTGCTCGTGGACTTCCTTATCGGCTCTGGCCTCAAG ACCATGTCCATCGTGAGCTACAACCACCTGGGCAACAACGACGGGCAGAACCTGTCGGCGCCGCCACAGTTCCGCTCCAAGGAGGTGTCCAAGAGCAGCGTGGTGGACGACATGGTGCACAGCAACCCAGTGCTCTACTCGCCGGGCGAAGAGCCCGACCACTGC GTGGTCATCAAGTACGTGCCATACGTGGGCGACAGCAAGCGTGCCCTGGATGAGTACACATCGGAGCTGATGCTGGGCGGTACCAACACGCTGGTGCTGCACAACACATGCGAG GACTCGCTCCTGGCCGCGCCCATCATGCTGGATCTGGCCCTGCTGACTGAACTGTGCCAGCGTGTGAGCTTCTGCACCGACATCGACCCGGAGCCGCAGAGCTTCCACCCGGTGCTGTCGCTGCTTGGCTTCCTCTTCAAGGCGCCGCTTGCGCCACCGGGCAGCCCAGTGGTCAACGCACTCTTCCGCCAGCGCAGCTGCATCGAGAATATCCTCAGGTGTGCCCCGACCTTGGGGATCCCCACCTACGGCCCAGATGTCCACTGGCGGGGCTGTGCACAGGGCCTAGGGACTGCAGGGCAGTCTCGGGGTCTGGCCCCGCTGAGCCGTGACCATCTCCCAGGGCCTGCGTGGGGCTCCCGCCGCAGAACCACATGCTTCTGGAACACAAGATGGAGCGCCCTGGCCTCAAGAAAGTTGGGCATGTGGCCACCGCCTGCCCCGTGCCTTGCAAGAAAGGATCAGCGCCAACTGCCCCCAATGGCTGTACTGGTGACGCCTATGGGCACTCACAGGCTGAGGCACCCCAGATGCCCACCACCTAAGGCCATGGCCATACAGCTCGCCTGTAACTCCTGCCCCCATTGCTCCTCAGCACCCGACCCTTCCAGGTCCCCTTAA
- the ISYNA1 gene encoding inositol-3-phosphate synthase 1 isoform X3 has product MEAATEFVVESPDVVYSPEAIEAHYEYRTTCVSREGGVLKVHPTSTRFTFRTARQVPRLGVMLVGWGGNNGSTLTAAVLANRLRLSWPTRTGRKEANYYGSLTQAGTVSLGLDAEGQEVFVPFSSLLPMVAPDDLVFDGWDISSLNLAEAMRRAQVLDWGLQEQLWPHMEALRPRPSVYIPEFIAANQSARADNVIPGTRAQQLEQIRRDIRDFRSSAGLDKVIVLWTANTERFCEVVPGLNDTAENLLRTIQLGLEVSPSTLFAVASILEGCAFLNGSPQNTLVPGALELAWQRRVFVGGDDFKSGQTKVKSVLVDFLIGSGLKTMSIVSYNHLGNNDGQNLSAPPQFRSKEVSKSSVVDDMVHSNPVLYSPGEEPDHCVVIKYVPYVGDSKRALDEYTSELMLGGTNTLVLHNTCEDSLLAAPIMLDLALLTELCQRVSFCTDIDPEPQSFHPVLSLLGFLFKAPLAPPGSPVVNALFRQRSCIENILRACVGLPPQNHMLLEHKMERPGLKKVGHVATACPVPCKKGSAPTAPNGCTGDAYGHSQAEAPQMPTT; this is encoded by the exons ATGGAGGCCGCAACCGAGTTCGTGGTCGAGAGCCCCGACGTGGTCTACAGCCCCGAGGCCATCGAGGCGCACTACGAGTACCGGACGACGTGCGTCAGCCGCGAGGGCGGCGTCCTCAAG GTGCACCCCACGTCCACGCGCTTCACCTTCCGGACCGCCCGGCAGGTGCCCCGGCTCGGGGTCATGCTCGTCGGCTGGGGCGGGAACAACGGCTCCACGCTGACCGCTGCCGTGCTGGCCAACCGACTGCGCCTGTCCTGGCCCACGCGCACCGGCCGCAAG GAGGCCAACTACTACGGCTCGCTGACGCAGGCGGGCACTGTTAGCCTGGGTCTGGACGCCGAGGGCCAGGAGGTGTTCGTGCCCTTCAGCTCGCTGCTGCCCATGGTGGCACCCGACGACCTCGTGTTCGACG GCTGGGACATATCGTCGCTGAACCTGGCAGAGGCGATGCGGCGCGCACAGGTACTGGATTGGGGGCTGCAGGAGCAACTGTGGCCGCACATGGAGGCCCTGCGCCCGCGGCCCTCCGTCTACATCCCCGAGTTCATCGCAGCTAACCAGAGCGCGCGCGCCGACAACGTAATCCCGGGCACGCGCGCGCAGCAG CTGGAGCAGATCCGTAGGGACATCCGCGACTTCCGGTCCAGCGCCGGGCTGGACAAAGTCATCGTGCTGTGGACAGCGAACACGGAGCGCTTCTGCGAAGTGGTCCCGGGCCTCAATGACACCGCTGAGAACTTGCTGCGCACCATCCAG CTGGGCCTGGAAGTGTCGCCCTCCACCCTCTTTGCCGTGGCCAGCATCTTGGAGGGCTGCGCCTTTCTCAATGGGTCCCCACAGAACACGCTGGTGCCTGGTGCCCTCGAGCTTGCATGGCAGCGCCGTGTCTTTGTGGGTGGAGACGACTTCAAGTCGGGGCAGACCAAGGTCAAGTCCGTGCTCGTGGACTTCCTTATCGGCTCTGGCCTCAAG ACCATGTCCATCGTGAGCTACAACCACCTGGGCAACAACGACGGGCAGAACCTGTCGGCGCCGCCACAGTTCCGCTCCAAGGAGGTGTCCAAGAGCAGCGTGGTGGACGACATGGTGCACAGCAACCCAGTGCTCTACTCGCCGGGCGAAGAGCCCGACCACTGC GTGGTCATCAAGTACGTGCCATACGTGGGCGACAGCAAGCGTGCCCTGGATGAGTACACATCGGAGCTGATGCTGGGCGGTACCAACACGCTGGTGCTGCACAACACATGCGAG GACTCGCTCCTGGCCGCGCCCATCATGCTGGATCTGGCCCTGCTGACTGAACTGTGCCAGCGTGTGAGCTTCTGCACCGACATCGACCCGGAGCCGCAGAGCTTCCACCCGGTGCTGTCGCTGCTTGGCTTCCTCTTCAAGGCGCCGCTTGCGCCACCGGGCAGCCCAGTGGTCAACGCACTCTTCCGCCAGCGCAGCTGCATCGAGAATATCCTCAG GGCCTGCGTGGGGCTCCCGCCGCAGAACCACATGCTTCTGGAACACAAGATGGAGCGCCCTGGCCTCAAGAAAGTTGGGCATGTGGCCACCGCCTGCCCCGTGCCTTGCAAGAAAGGATCAGCGCCAACTGCCCCCAATGGCTGTACTGGTGACGCCTATGGGCACTCACAGGCTGAGGCACCCCAGATGCCCACCACCTAA
- the ISYNA1 gene encoding inositol-3-phosphate synthase 1 isoform X2 — MLVGWGGNNGSTLTAAVLANRLRLSWPTRTGRKEANYYGSLTQAGTVSLGLDAEGQEVFVPFSSLLPMVAPDDLVFDGWDISSLNLAEAMRRAQVLDWGLQEQLWPHMEALRPRPSVYIPEFIAANQSARADNVIPGTRAQQLEQIRRDIRDFRSSAGLDKVIVLWTANTERFCEVVPGLNDTAENLLRTIQLGLEVSPSTLFAVASILEGCAFLNGSPQNTLVPGALELAWQRRVFVGGDDFKSGQTKVKSVLVDFLIGSGLKTMSIVSYNHLGNNDGQNLSAPPQFRSKEVSKSSVVDDMVHSNPVLYSPGEEPDHCVVIKYVPYVGDSKRALDEYTSELMLGGTNTLVLHNTCEDSLLAAPIMLDLALLTELCQRVSFCTDIDPEPQSFHPVLSLLGFLFKAPLAPPGSPVVNALFRQRSCIENILRCAPTLGIPTYGPDVHWRGCAQGLGTAGQSRGLAPLSRDHLPGPAWGSRRRTTCFWNTRWSALASRKLGMWPPPAPCLARKDQRQLPPMAVLVTPMGTHRLRHPRCPPPKAMAIQLACNSCPHCSSAPDPSRSP; from the exons ATGCTCGTCGGCTGGGGCGGGAACAACGGCTCCACGCTGACCGCTGCCGTGCTGGCCAACCGACTGCGCCTGTCCTGGCCCACGCGCACCGGCCGCAAG GAGGCCAACTACTACGGCTCGCTGACGCAGGCGGGCACTGTTAGCCTGGGTCTGGACGCCGAGGGCCAGGAGGTGTTCGTGCCCTTCAGCTCGCTGCTGCCCATGGTGGCACCCGACGACCTCGTGTTCGACG GCTGGGACATATCGTCGCTGAACCTGGCAGAGGCGATGCGGCGCGCACAGGTACTGGATTGGGGGCTGCAGGAGCAACTGTGGCCGCACATGGAGGCCCTGCGCCCGCGGCCCTCCGTCTACATCCCCGAGTTCATCGCAGCTAACCAGAGCGCGCGCGCCGACAACGTAATCCCGGGCACGCGCGCGCAGCAG CTGGAGCAGATCCGTAGGGACATCCGCGACTTCCGGTCCAGCGCCGGGCTGGACAAAGTCATCGTGCTGTGGACAGCGAACACGGAGCGCTTCTGCGAAGTGGTCCCGGGCCTCAATGACACCGCTGAGAACTTGCTGCGCACCATCCAG CTGGGCCTGGAAGTGTCGCCCTCCACCCTCTTTGCCGTGGCCAGCATCTTGGAGGGCTGCGCCTTTCTCAATGGGTCCCCACAGAACACGCTGGTGCCTGGTGCCCTCGAGCTTGCATGGCAGCGCCGTGTCTTTGTGGGTGGAGACGACTTCAAGTCGGGGCAGACCAAGGTCAAGTCCGTGCTCGTGGACTTCCTTATCGGCTCTGGCCTCAAG ACCATGTCCATCGTGAGCTACAACCACCTGGGCAACAACGACGGGCAGAACCTGTCGGCGCCGCCACAGTTCCGCTCCAAGGAGGTGTCCAAGAGCAGCGTGGTGGACGACATGGTGCACAGCAACCCAGTGCTCTACTCGCCGGGCGAAGAGCCCGACCACTGC GTGGTCATCAAGTACGTGCCATACGTGGGCGACAGCAAGCGTGCCCTGGATGAGTACACATCGGAGCTGATGCTGGGCGGTACCAACACGCTGGTGCTGCACAACACATGCGAG GACTCGCTCCTGGCCGCGCCCATCATGCTGGATCTGGCCCTGCTGACTGAACTGTGCCAGCGTGTGAGCTTCTGCACCGACATCGACCCGGAGCCGCAGAGCTTCCACCCGGTGCTGTCGCTGCTTGGCTTCCTCTTCAAGGCGCCGCTTGCGCCACCGGGCAGCCCAGTGGTCAACGCACTCTTCCGCCAGCGCAGCTGCATCGAGAATATCCTCAGGTGTGCCCCGACCTTGGGGATCCCCACCTACGGCCCAGATGTCCACTGGCGGGGCTGTGCACAGGGCCTAGGGACTGCAGGGCAGTCTCGGGGTCTGGCCCCGCTGAGCCGTGACCATCTCCCAGGGCCTGCGTGGGGCTCCCGCCGCAGAACCACATGCTTCTGGAACACAAGATGGAGCGCCCTGGCCTCAAGAAAGTTGGGCATGTGGCCACCGCCTGCCCCGTGCCTTGCAAGAAAGGATCAGCGCCAACTGCCCCCAATGGCTGTACTGGTGACGCCTATGGGCACTCACAGGCTGAGGCACCCCAGATGCCCACCACCTAAGGCCATGGCCATACAGCTCGCCTGTAACTCCTGCCCCCATTGCTCCTCAGCACCCGACCCTTCCAGGTCCCCTTAA